The Setaria viridis chromosome 9, Setaria_viridis_v4.0, whole genome shotgun sequence sequence catcgaaaacgctaattaaaaggactaaacatgagctaattataaaactaattgcagaaccctgggctaattcgcgagatgaatctattaagcctaattaatccatcattagcaaatggttactgtagcaccacattgttaaatcatggactaattaggcttaatagattcgtctcgcgaattagactccatttgtgcaattagttttataattagcctatatttaatactcctaattagtatccaaatatccgatgtgacatgtgctgaTCTTTAgctggtatcaaacacccccatagTAACATGTAAATACAAATGCCTCTAACTACAAAAGTAAAGGGGAAAATGCAAAAGACAAAATAACAGGCCAAGCTGTACCCTTATAGGGTATTTATATTCTAATTCCGCAGACTTCTAATCCTAGAGAGTTCTAAACTCAGTTTGATTTGAATATAACCACAGAGTGGAGATCCCTAAAGAAAATCTTCACTCACTCAACATGGTGCATCGAGAGCTTCAATTCAACCCTACATTTCTCTGGTCAATGATTCAACCATATCAGCACATATACACAAAATAGAACATCTTAGGATTTTTTTCCTGGACTTGCAAATCCCTTTATAACAAAATGTATGTTAGTGATTTTGTAGCAGCCTTCCCTGGCATCATACCAGTTAAGAACTAGAGATAAATTCTTAAGTGAACCACAAATCCCTAAAAGTGTTAAGTTTGTGTTATAGTTGGGCATCCTAAATTGAAAACTAATATTCGCTGAATTAATATGCGTGAGATACTAATATAGAAACAAACCTTGGTAACTAGATATGGAATGGTTTCTTTGCTCTGATCAAAATGGCAATTGCCCATGTGCAATCAACAGAAACCTGCTTTCCGACGATGTGAAGGTAATTTTCAGCTAAGTTGAACATGTTATTAGTTATGCAAAAGCCCACACACCTACCTGACAGGGCATGTCAAAGTTCAACTTCAATAGGGTTAAAGTTAAAGGATGTCACTAGCATTGGTGCATTACTTGAATAGTATGACTCCTCAACCTTCTGCTTTTCTCTGGTTGCCTGAGCTTAAGTTCACGGAACGAATGGTCAAGATTAATGACTTCCTAAATTGACTTCACTCAAATGCTCCAGAATCGTGTTCACAATGTCATCCATTTTCCAGGGAAAGAAAATCCACACAATTTAAACATCTTGTTTTTGGAAATCTTTGTGTTGATGTAGTCTCAACTGCACACCTAAGGCTCATAGAAAATAACCCCCCAAAAAATGACTGAATCTACCAATGGTTCCTAAATTTGTCCCACATTCAGCATTCTCATCCAGGTTGCCAAACTCTAAAAATGTAGACATGTGTTCCTAATGCAACTGAATGTATCCCTGGAGGTTCAAATCATCCTAATTAGTGCTAACTCCCATGTGTGGCATGCTGGCTAACAGCCCATGGCCCCACCATGCACGTGAGTTCGCACTAATTAGGATTATTTGGACCTGGGGTGGTACATTTAGTAAGTTTATGGACACGGATACGCATTTTGAGAGTAGAAACTAGATGAGCACGGGATATATTTAAAACTGCTGGTAGATTTCACTCGGAAGCTGACAGTTCTACATTTCTACTAATCTTATTTCCATGTGAGAAATCTACAAGCTTGTTTCACTTTATGTAATTTGGTGCAAATGAATGCCAAATAGGGGTTTCAATCTCACTTTGCATTGGATGAGGAATGAAACATTGAGAGTACACCTCCCACAAATTTAAGCCCATCGAGGGGCTGCCAATCTTGAGACTTTGGGAGGGACTTGCTCTTTGCAGAAGGTAGGTACTACCTCAACCCTTCATATCTTCATTTATGTTAGAATGCCATAACCAACAAAAATTCGAATTCGCAACCCTAATCCAACCACAAGTTCATCCTTTAAACCCATGCTCCCATTCCTGACACTGCCAAGCATGTTTCTATGTGTATTAGCGCCTGAAGTTTTAGATGCTTAAGTACACACATTCTAATTCCAGATAAAAATAACCGATGCAGTCTCAATATCACATTAGCATAGTGAAATATGGAAAGATGGGCAAACAGATGGGATCGAGGGAGTAATTCACACTTACAAGGGTGTCGAGCTTGCTGCCGAAGTGGTCAGGATGGCACTCCTCCTGGTCCCGCACAGTGACACAGAAGACAGAACCCAATGGCCTCCCACTCCTCGAGGCGCTCCCCCAGCTCCGCCTCCTTCCTGGAGGGCATGTGCACAGCAGCCCCCAGTGTCGTGAGGCGTGAGCTCCTCGACCACCGCATGCCTACAGGAGCACAAGCACACACacaagttataatttttttttgcgggcAACACACAAGTTATAATGTGAAGCCTCACAGCCGCTCTGGTGAAATGGAGATCTGAGAAGCATTGGAGGGAAGTCTTACCCGAACCTGATGCTTGGGTTCCACCAGTGACGAGGGCTGTCTTTCCTTGTAGTGCCCATCTCCCTATTGTGGTGCCTGCGATCTATGGTGCAGCCATCTCCCTGCTGCTCCTGGACTGTGTGGCCCCTCCATGTGGTGTTCTTGATCACTGATGGCTGACCAAAAGATTTGCAATTGTTGGGAGAGCAGTAATATTTGGGATTACAGAATGGAATACCCAATATCATGGTCCCACTTGTCAGTAGCTATTGAACATATAGAATAGATCACAGATGAAATTAACTAGCCAAACAGGTCGGCGAGATCATAGATTTGCATAGCACCGATCAAATCTCAAGACATCCTTTTTCACATGATTATGATAGAATTATGCATTGAACAATAATCATGACCGATTCATGATATTATTAGGTTttgttccaagttccaacttcCGAGGACACCACCATAGTAGCTTCCACCTAGAAGGGCTTGGTTGGGCAAAACCCATTTACAGTCGTACCGCCATCCACCGAGATCGTCTGGCCGGTAATGTAAGTGGAACCAGGCATGCAAAGAAAAGCAACAAGTGCTGATATTTCTCCAGGTTCTCCAACACGCCCAAGCGGAGTTCGACTCACAACTTGCTCCTTGAATGAGTTACTCTCCAATAGCTGCACAAAGAAGCAATAATCAGGTGACTAAAGGATTCAGGTTTACACTTAATGAGCCAAAATATGGTACTAGCTCGACACATTAGTACAAGCAATAGAAGCAACCACCTTTTCAGTAAGTGAAGTCGTGATGTACCACGGGGCAACAGAGTTGGCTCTGATGTTGTCTCTCGCCCATTCGCATGCTAAGGTCTTGGTTAACTGGTTAATGGCACCTGAACAATACTTCTAGCTGGTTATGCATGCAAGTGCCAAAGCAAGTGGCGTTCATATGTGGTTAAGAAAAAATAGGCTGATTTAGTATTGAGCTTCAACTGTTACCTTTAGTCATAGCATATATAGTTCCGCTAAACACACTTACTACTCCGGCAACTGATGATATGAAGACAATGCTGCCTGAACCAGACAATTTCAAAAGAGGATGTGCAATTTGGCACAAGTGATAGGCAGATTCCAGATTAGTGGCCATCAAAAATGAGTATTCCTCTGCAGAAAATTCAGTGGTTGGTTTCCTTATGTTTGTTCCCACATTGTTTACCTGAAAGATCAAATGAAGAATAAGCAAAATGTAGGGTTTACAAATAACTTGCAGACAAAAATGTAGCCAGATTTTAGACAACAGCCGATACAGTGCCACCATGAACAACTTAGATTCAAAACTATCAATTCTCATATCATTAATTCAACTGAACATCTCAACAGGGAGTACCTTCCTGGAGCCACATATCATTAATTCATTAATTCATAGTAATCTTTCATGGAAGTGTTGGGTTCAGTCCCAAATTGGAAATTTATGGTGGGGGAACCACAATATAATGTGGGCAATCCTCACCGATTAGGCTAGTATTTCAGGATGAGTTGCACCTGGGACCTTAGTTGGTTGTGGACTCCAATGGCCAAAGACCATGATGGCTGGTCTTCTCTGGATCACAAGTTGATAGGGGAGCCCGTGAACCTCTCTGAGGTCACAAGGGATGTGTGCGACGGAACGTTGCCTAACTTGAATAGGATAAGAGTTACAGGAACGTTATCTAACTTGAATAGGATCAAAGTTACAGGACATTGCTAACAGCTCATTCGGATTTGGACCTCCATATATTCACATGGACAAGATTACTACATGTGCAGGGATCCAAGCAGGTTTCAAGAAAAAGGGAGCCAAGGGTCAAGTTTATCAGCTTCCTGCAATTCTCTTCGCACAAATGCTCCACAATTGGCGTACAAAGTACATAAACTGCAATACCCTAGTGCTGTTCATGTCACTGATAAATGCTACAACAATGCTCAATGAAAATACATTTTATTGAAAAATCTACTAACATCAATGCCATGTGACAAATCCAAAATCTTGTTTGATTGGATGAAATCGAGTGAATGTGAATTGGGGTTTAGGGCTTTAAAGACAGAATAGGAATTGAGGTGGGATGCGGAATGAGAAACTGATGGTCTAACTCCCAGCATTTTAATTCAACCGCAAGATGGGCAGCGGGAATTGATCTTTACACAAAATGGGTGCAATTTCAGCCCTTCATTGTGATTTGCTTTAGCCTTTAGCATGTCATACACGCTACAATTTCCCACTCTCTTGCCAAACAGAGATCGGAGACAAAAACAAGAACTACCAACCCTAGTCCTACCAGGAACTCGATCCCCTAAACTGGCATTTCCATTCCTAACCGTTGCCAAACATACTTTTATGTGTAATAGTAatcatcacagattcacagttTTAAATGGGTGAGTATAGACAATATAAATTcacaggtaaaagaaaaaacagaagaGAAATGATGCAAAGTTCAATACCACATTAGACATCGGAACTAAGAAAGAGGAACAAGCGGGGACTAGAGCGAGGTTTTCGTTCTGACTCACAAGGATGTCGAGCTTGCCGCCGAAGCGGTCGGCGACCTCACGGAGCAGGCGCTCCCGCTGGTCCCGCGCGGAGAGGTCGCACACGGAGCCGGTGACGCGGAACCCCCTGGCCTCCCACTCCTTGATGCGCTcgccgagctcctcctccttccgggAGCAAGTGTGCACGGCCGCCCCCAGCGCCGCCAGTTCCTCCACGACCGCACGCCTGCGACGCACGCGTCCTCGAGTGAACCTCCGTAGCGGGTTTGCAAGTGGGGAAAAAACGAGATGGGCGTTCGAGGCGAGCCGTACCCGATGCCGCGTGTGCCGCCGGTGACGAGGGCCGTCTTGCCGTGGAGCGCCCATCTTCCCGAGGACCCTATCGCCGTGCCCGaggtctccgccgccgccatctcgctgctgctcctcccgTGTGGTCTCTGTGGCCTCTCCGTGCTCAGCCGCTGACGTGAGAAAGGTTAGCATGCGTTTGGTTTCGGGATAAGCGGAACGGGTTGGGTTCATCCCGGGTTAGGTTTAACCCAGGTTGGAAGGGGTTGAGAGGGACGGGATCAATGTCATTTTAACATTGTTAGCAATATATCTCATCTTTCAGTTGCGGGGTCTATCTATCATCCTCTTTTTTtacctcttttcttttttacctcatattatcttcttcctcagctGACGTTGCCGGCTATACCCTTGCTCCTCCGACTATGCCGTTGGCCTGGCTCCTCCCCGATGCGTCGGCCTTGCTCCTCCAcggtgcgccgccgcgccgctccccccccccctccccccccgcGCCGGCCTAGTCCGCTCGTGTTTCACCTTGCAAGTCTTTAAGGATCTGCAGAGTACATGGTATCAAACTTCTGAAGCAGGCCACAGGCGTTGGAACTCAGGGGAGTATGGTCAGTGAACGAACCTGAACCATCGATGGACGCTGCTGTGCAGATTGACGCACAGCAGCCGCAGCGCACTCGACCATTCGCATCATTATGGGAGGATCGTAGTCGCTTCCAAGTCGTGGATCGACAAGGGCTTGAAGGCTGCCGCCCTCTGCAACCTGTGAAATCAAGGGTCTAGCCTGCAGAAACAATCACATTGGAATGAGCCTTCAGGTAATCAGATTAAACCTACAAGACCATAACGTAAGAGCAATTGCCATGGATCATGGATGTCAATAGAGTTCAAATATCAGGAACTTGTTTCTAATGGACTGACCCAACCAACTAATGTGTCATCCATGTAGGACTGAGATGACTGGACCGGTAGCCTTCCGGTAATCAGCTCCAGGAGAAGGACGCCAAAAGAGAAAACATCCGCTTTGTCGGTTAGTTTTCCACTAGACAAGAACTCCGGAGCTATGTACCTGCGGGAAAGAGGAGAAGAGACTGTGGTTAGACGCTCATCTGCTGAAGATGTTTATGACAAACAAATAAATAGAAAATTCTTGAATGGTATTGTAGAGTGTAGAATGGCAACGATAGAAGGACTGACCCGAAAGTTCCCATTACTCTTGTGGAAACATGCGTGTCATCTCCTGGTTGATACTTTGCTAACCCAAAATCGGCAACCTGAAAATATTGAAGATCAACCATGAGTGAAGAACTTAATAGCAGACTCCAAAAGTTCAATTAAAACTGCATAAATTTGTTCAGGTGCAGCATTACGTTACAGTTACACCAAAGGTTAGCTCGAAATGCTGGGCAATTGATTTTAGATAACAAAGAAAATTACACCAAAGGTTAGATTGAAATGTTGTTCAATTGGTTCTTTTACAATAGAGAACTCCTAATACACCTCCTGTTTTGGTATGTTTTGCAATATTTTTCTCCGTGGCGAAAATGATACCTTGGGCTCAAAATTATGATCAATAAGAATGTTGGACGCCTTCACATCACGATGTACGATTTTAGGATAACCTGGCAATATGTTATCGAAGTAGCTCGTCAGATTTCCGTACTACGGTACTGGATCCGAAACTGAAAAAAACAAGAAATGGGCATAACATAGACTAACAGTCGTCATGAAGATACGCCAAACCCCTCGCAGATCCCACAGCTATTTTCCATCTTTGGTGCCAGTCAAGCGGTGGCCCATTGTGCCCTTCATAAAGTTCAATGTCAAATTATCAGCACAAAAGTAAGTCGCTGATCAGAGTTTAGCCTAGGGCTGTGCATGGATCGTGAAATCCACCCAACCCACCCGTCATACACCCAATCCAACCCATTTAAATTTTTGATATATGGATTGGGTGGATCTGGGTAAAATCCATTAAACCCATGGGTCAGCACCTTTCGCATGTCCCCGCCGTCGGGCTGGCTGGCGGAGCCAGTGCCGTGGCTCGTCCTCCACGACGCATAGGCCTCGCGTGGGTGTGGCCTGTGGGCATTGTGAGCGGTATACATGGCCATTTGGCCCGCGGCCCATGGGCTGGCCCACGGCACGGCATTTTGGCCCAGTCCAGGCACGGCCTGGCACGGCGGCCTTCTAGGCTGGGCCAGCCCAGCCTACACCACGGGCTGGACTCGGGCCACTACCTCAGCTCGTGGGCTGGCCCAGCACGGCCTGTCCCATTTGGCCCGTGGGCCATAAACGGGCGGCACGGCCTCCCAGGCCTGCCTCAGCCCGGCCAAAACCCCGAATAAATGGCCGACCGTAAGTAGTCCCGCACCCCTCCGCTCCTGCTGCTTCGAGCCGCCTCCTCGGTCTCCCCGTCCCCATACTACCTCTGTCTCCAcgcctcccccgcctccgcaCCTCCGCTGCCTTCCCCTGCCGGCTTGCCCCCGGCGGCCTCCAcgcctcccctgcctccgccgcctccacctgtCGGCCTGCCCCcggcggcccggccggccggcccctcgcttgttgcagcctccaccgcctccccctGCCCCCGACGGCCCGGCCGACCGGTCGCTCACACGTCGCGGCCTCCGCGCCTCCCCTTGCCCCCGGAGCCGTGCCCCTCCGCTGGTCCCATGGCCCTCCACTGCCGCCACGGCGGGAAAAGAGGAGCCGGAACCGTGCCGCGGGCCGGCAGGGGCACGGCGAGCCTATTAAGGCCCACCAGGCTAGCGGGTCGGCATGGCCTGCCTAAGAAGGCAGCAGGCCGGACCTGGGCTGCTCCTTCGGTATGTgggccggcccggcctggcacGATTACTGTGCGGGCCTAAGAAGGCCGGGCCTAATCGGGCTCATGCCAGGCCGAGCTGGGCCGCCCGTTTGGCCATCTATAGTGAGCGGTGCCCGCGACAACGAGTAGCAGCGGCAGTGGCTGTGCGCGAGCGGCAATCACGACGACGGAGCGGCGGCGATCGCGCGCGAGCGGCAAGCAAGCGTGACGACGGCAGTGGCAGCAGTCGCGCACAACCGGCAAGTGCGAtgacg is a genomic window containing:
- the LOC117840386 gene encoding tropinone reductase homolog At5g06060, which codes for MAAAETSGTAIGSSGRWALHGKTALVTGGTRGIGRAVVEELAALGAAVHTCSRKEEELGERIKEWEARGFRVTGSVCDLSARDQRERLLREVADRFGGKLDILVNNVGTNIRKPTTEFSAEEYSFLMATNLESAYHLCQIAHPLLKLSGSGSIVFISSVAGVVSVFSGTIYAMTKGAINQLTKTLACEWARDNIRANSVAPWYITTSLTEKLLESNSFKEQVVSRTPLGRVGEPGEISALVAFLCMPGSTYITGQTISVDGGTTVNGFCPTKPF